A genomic segment from Cyanobacteriota bacterium encodes:
- a CDS encoding SDR family oxidoreductase, producing MRILVTGGAGFIGSHIVDRLMDAGHEVICLDNFYTGSKRNILKWLDHPYFEMIRHDIVEPIYLEVDQIYHLACPASPQHYQFNPIKTIKVGFLGTMNMLGLAKRTGARILIASTSEVYGDPEIHPQPEDYRGNVNPIGIRACYDEGKRIGETLAFDYHRQHGVAIRVARIFNTYGSRMLENDGRVISNFVFQALRGNPLTVYGDGSQTRSFCYVSDLVEGLIRLMNSEHTGPMNLGNPGEYTILQLAETVRQKVNPALEILFKPLPQDDPRRRQPDITLAKTCLGWEPVVPLSEGLDLTIADFRARLNDY from the coding sequence ATGAGGATCCTAGTTACGGGTGGTGCTGGCTTTATAGGCTCTCATATTGTTGATCGCCTAATGGATGCAGGCCATGAGGTTATTTGTCTAGACAATTTTTACACAGGCAGTAAGCGCAACATTCTAAAATGGCTTGATCATCCGTACTTTGAAATGATTCGCCATGACATTGTGGAGCCTATTTATCTGGAGGTAGATCAAATCTATCATCTAGCCTGTCCAGCCTCACCTCAACATTACCAATTCAATCCGATTAAGACCATCAAGGTCGGTTTCTTGGGCACCATGAACATGCTAGGGTTAGCGAAACGCACGGGAGCTAGGATTTTAATCGCCTCTACGTCAGAAGTATATGGCGATCCCGAAATTCACCCCCAGCCTGAAGACTACCGAGGTAATGTTAATCCGATCGGCATCCGTGCCTGCTACGACGAGGGTAAACGTATCGGTGAAACCCTAGCTTTTGACTATCATCGCCAACATGGTGTTGCGATTCGAGTAGCCCGTATTTTCAACACCTACGGCAGCCGCATGTTAGAAAACGATGGGCGGGTGATTAGTAATTTCGTATTTCAAGCCCTGCGAGGTAACCCGCTAACGGTCTACGGAGATGGATCTCAAACTCGGAGTTTTTGCTATGTCAGCGACTTGGTAGAGGGGCTGATTCGACTCATGAACAGTGAGCATACTGGCCCTATGAACTTGGGGAATCCTGGAGAGTATACGATTTTACAACTAGCAGAGACGGTACGACAGAAGGTAAACCCAGCACTGGAAATCTTGTTTAAGCCCTTACCCCAAGATGACCCCCGTCGTCGCCAGCCAGATATTACCTTAGCAAAGACTTGCTTAGGTTGGGAACCAGTAGTGCCCCTAAGCGAAGGGTTAGACCTAACGATCGCAGACTTTAGAGCACGCCTGAATGACTACTGA
- a CDS encoding 2'-5' RNA ligase family protein, whose amino-acid sequence MNTRFFVALLPPEPLQETVDAIKQEFADRYHSRGAQLSPPHITLQPPFMWNMETIARVKTCLQDVASHHSPNLITLDGFQSFPPRVIYIHVNPTPWLMTLQTHVADVMKASLGIVDAQAQQRAFVPHMTVAFRDLTKPNFVTAWAEFRDRPFQQTFLATALTLLHHDGKRWHPFTTFPFSRPNDADP is encoded by the coding sequence ATGAACACCCGCTTTTTTGTAGCGCTGCTCCCCCCGGAACCTCTCCAGGAAACTGTTGATGCTATCAAACAAGAATTTGCTGATCGCTACCATAGCCGTGGTGCCCAGCTGTCGCCACCCCACATCACCCTACAACCCCCGTTCATGTGGAATATGGAGACGATCGCTAGGGTAAAGACTTGTTTGCAGGATGTTGCCAGCCATCACTCTCCTAACCTGATTACCCTGGATGGTTTCCAGTCCTTTCCCCCTCGCGTCATCTACATCCATGTGAACCCTACGCCATGGTTGATGACTCTCCAGACCCATGTTGCTGATGTCATGAAAGCATCCTTAGGAATCGTTGATGCTCAAGCACAACAACGGGCATTTGTGCCCCATATGACGGTTGCCTTTCGAGACTTGACCAAACCCAACTTTGTTACAGCCTGGGCAGAGTTTCGCGATCGCCCATTTCAGCAAACATTTCTGGCCACTGCACTAACCTTGCTGCACCATGATGGCAAGCGCTGGCACCCCTTTACTACCTTCCCCTTCTCTAGACCCAATGATGCCGACCCATGA